In bacterium, the genomic window AGCGATCACGGAATCTGCGCCGCTGCCTGCGCAAGTTTCTCTTTGGTCCAGCCCGGCTGCGTGCATAAAGCGAACGCCCACTTGCCGAACTCGCCGTGCCGGTTCACGGCCCGGACCCAACGACGGGCAGCAGTTTCCTTCTGCCGGTCTTGCTCGTCCTCGTAACCCTTCACTTCAAGGATGATCTTCACCTCGCCGCCGGCTACCTTGTAGCGCACGAGGAAGTCCGGCCGGTACTCATGCTTCTGGCCCATCCATTCGTATGGGATAGTGAAGTCCAAGTGGTCATTCTTCACGTACGACACTATGCCGCCCTCTCCGGCCAACTTCTCCAGGCGGAAGGCCACGCTCTGCTCCCATCGCTCGTTATCCAGCACGACATGGCTGACGTGGCTGTTTGTCGTTCCCTTGGCCGGGCGCACCGTTCTGAACAGCACATCCCCGGTCTTGCCGACCGGCCGGAATTTCTCTATCACCGGCAGCATCGGATGCTCTCCGGCTTCCTCGTCGGGTTCGATGACTGCGGAGAGCCGGTCTACCATCTCCTGCTTGTAGCGTTTCAGCGCGATGTCTTCGAGGGGCGTATCGATATCCACGACCGCAACTTTGGTCTCCACGTAGTTCCACACAATCTGTAGCACCTGCGGGAACAGATTCTGCCGTGATCCCCAGTCGTCGTGCTTGCTCTTCAGGCGCATGGCCAGCTCAGCGGCAATCTCATAAACGGTTGCTTGGAGCCGCTTCTCCTGGTGAAACGGATTGCGGTCGTGCAGTGCCACCTTGCCAGGCCCAGAACGGTCAGGTCGGCCGACGCGATACCCGCCCGCAGGCTTCACGGCCACCCACGTTGGTTCCTTGGACGGGTCGACCATCAGGTAGGGTATGTCGTCGAGCTTCGCCCGAATCCTGCTCTTCACGTCGAACACGAATCCCTCGACTCGCGGGAACGTGATTTCAAAGCCCTTTCGTTCCTTGAGCGCCATCACAAGCGTGGACGTCTTCTCGGTAATGCCCTGCCTGACCGGCTTCTTCGTAACCGGTATGACCTCGAATGGGATACCGTACACGTCCACGTACTCCGGCTCGGAGAAGTCGTCGTAGTTGATCCTGCGCAATCCTCGCCCTACGACCTGTTCGCAGAGCAGTTGCGAGCCGAACGCTCGCAGTCCAAGAATCTGCGTGACGTTCTGCGCGTCCCAGCCTTCGGAGAGCATTGAGACCGACACGACGCAGCGCACGTTCTTGCCGGGCGGGTCGCCTTCTCCCTCCCATTCGGTCTTGCCGACAGTGTCCACGGTTTTCCGTACCGACTCCGCCGCATCGTCCTTCGACTGCCCCTCAACCGCGCTCTCGGCTTCGGCCAGGAGCTTCGAGTCGATACGGATGGTCACGTCCCCGCCTCGACGGTTCTCCAGTTCCTTCAAGACGCCGCCGGTCGCAACGTGCTCGTGCACCAGCTTGGCCAGGTCAGTGTTGTCACAGACGGCTATCATCACCGGCGGAATCGGCTGGCCATCCTCCTGCCATTGCTTTGCCTTCTTCTGCCACTGCGACGCAAGCATGGCCAGCGCGCCCTGCGCCTCGCGCAGCACCGACTCAGGCTTCGCTCGTCGCCGGGCCGTGGCCCGCTCCGACTCAGGCAGGTGCTCATTGATATACTGCCACAGCCGGAAGTACTTAGGGTCGGGCGCTCCGGTGTTATCGTCTACGGGTACGCACGGAATCTTCACGATGCCGCACTCGATGGCATCCACGAGTCCAAAGTCCGAACTTATCCACGGATATGGCTCGCCCTCCGCGTAGCCGCTGCCTTGAATGAAGAAGGGCGTGGCCGAGAAGTCGGCGCAGATGTTGATGCCGCGGTCACGGTTGATGCGGTCTAGGCCGCCAACCCAAACCGTCGCCTCCTCACGTTCCTTTGCTTCCTCCGCCGACAACCGTGCACGCTGCTCCTCGGCTAGCGGCTTGGGCCGGTAGGCGTGGTGGGCTTCGTCGTTTATTACCAGGATGTTTTTCTTGGTCCCGAGTTCCTTTAGGCTGCGCCGGCAGAATGCCGCATCGCTCTCGGCACCGCGCTGAACGACACTCCGTTTCCGGCTGTCGTCCTGCGGACTGAACAGGTGCCAATTGGTAATGAAGAACCGTCCCTGCTGCAACCGCTCCAGCATCCCGCCCGGCAGCAGGTCAAACTTGTCGTAGTAGTTCTGCTTCTGCCAAGGCAACAGCACCTTCAGCCGCTCACGGATGGTCAGGTTCGGGCAGAGCATCAGCACCGCGTCTGAGAACCGCTTGTCCTGCGGGTTCGCGAGCTTGTTCAGGACCTGCCAAGCGATTACCATTCCCATCACAACGGTCTTGCCTGACCCGGTCGCCATCTTGCAGGCGTAGCGTATGAGATTCTCGTCTTTCGGCAGGCTTAGACCCTGCTTGTCAGCCTGCGGGCCCTCTGTCAGCCATATCATGGTTTCGGTGGCCTCAAGCTGACAGAAGAACAGCTTCCGTTCGCGCTCCGTTCGTTTCCAGTGACCCAGCAGTTGCCGCGTGATGCCACTTGTCACGCCCGGGTAGCCCTTGTCCCGCCATGCTGATACCTTGTCGCGAATGCCATTCACCGTGTCGAGCGGGACGAACTCTTCCTCGAACAAGGCGGTCTGCCCGCCCTGCGTGCGCGGCTTCAGGTAGTACCCGGCTGGCCTTCGCCCATCCATCAGCACCGGCTGGCCTTCCTTGTACGTCCAATACCGGCCGGGCTTCTCGAACGGGGAGTTG contains:
- a CDS encoding DEAD/DEAH box helicase family protein; the protein is MSLLVDNPILNSPFEKPGRYWTYKEGQPVLMDGRRPAGYYLKPRTQGGQTALFEEEFVPLDTVNGIRDKVSAWRDKGYPGVTSGITRQLLGHWKRTERERKLFFCQLEATETMIWLTEGPQADKQGLSLPKDENLIRYACKMATGSGKTVVMGMVIAWQVLNKLANPQDKRFSDAVLMLCPNLTIRERLKVLLPWQKQNYYDKFDLLPGGMLERLQQGRFFITNWHLFSPQDDSRKRSVVQRGAESDAAFCRRSLKELGTKKNILVINDEAHHAYRPKPLAEEQRARLSAEEAKEREEATVWVGGLDRINRDRGINICADFSATPFFIQGSGYAEGEPYPWISSDFGLVDAIECGIVKIPCVPVDDNTGAPDPKYFRLWQYINEHLPESERATARRRAKPESVLREAQGALAMLASQWQKKAKQWQEDGQPIPPVMIAVCDNTDLAKLVHEHVATGGVLKELENRRGGDVTIRIDSKLLAEAESAVEGQSKDDAAESVRKTVDTVGKTEWEGEGDPPGKNVRCVVSVSMLSEGWDAQNVTQILGLRAFGSQLLCEQVVGRGLRRINYDDFSEPEYVDVYGIPFEVIPVTKKPVRQGITEKTSTLVMALKERKGFEITFPRVEGFVFDVKSRIRAKLDDIPYLMVDPSKEPTWVAVKPAGGYRVGRPDRSGPGKVALHDRNPFHQEKRLQATVYEIAAELAMRLKSKHDDWGSRQNLFPQVLQIVWNYVETKVAVVDIDTPLEDIALKRYKQEMVDRLSAVIEPDEEAGEHPMLPVIEKFRPVGKTGDVLFRTVRPAKGTTNSHVSHVVLDNERWEQSVAFRLEKLAGEGGIVSYVKNDHLDFTIPYEWMGQKHEYRPDFLVRYKVAGGEVKIILEVKGYEDEQDRQKETAARRWVRAVNRHGEFGKWAFALCTQPGWTKEKLAQAAAQIP